The Fictibacillus arsenicus genome contains a region encoding:
- a CDS encoding ABC transporter ATP-binding protein, with product MLGRFFAYYRPYKWLFILDFTCAILVGILELAFPLAVNQVIDRLLPEGNWGIILFACLGLLLIYLFNTGLHYVVTYWGHKLGINIETDMRQQLFTHMQKLSFGYYDNNKTGHSISRLTKDLEEIGEVAHHGPEDVFVAVMTLFGSFGLMLTINWKLAVLSFIVIPLLIILAIYFNKKMTVTFRKMFQDVAEINSRVEDSIGGIRVVQAFANEKYEQEKFEKNNQNYRLTKLHSYKIMAQNVMSNYVLMRMVTLFTLLFGTFFVIRGELTYGQFVAFILLSNILIGPIQKINAVIESYPKGIAGFKRFTEIMDTTPDIADAEDAIEIDLYGAIQYKDVTFGYEGHNKVLNEISLSIQPGETVAFVGPSGAGKTTLCSLLPRFYEIQSGSITIDGIDLREMKLESVRKQIGIVQQDVFLFSGSIRENIAYGNLKASDEEIMEAAKRARLDDFIINQPEGLQTVIGERGVKLSGGQKQRLAIARMFLKNPPILILDEATSALDTETEAAIQKALEELTEGRTTLIIAHRLATIKNADRIMVVTNEGIAEQGNHQDLMESQGIYSRLHAAQFG from the coding sequence GTGCTGGGTAGATTCTTTGCATACTATAGACCTTATAAATGGTTGTTCATACTGGATTTTACATGTGCCATTCTCGTCGGAATCTTGGAACTAGCTTTCCCTTTAGCAGTCAATCAAGTAATAGATCGTTTGCTCCCAGAAGGAAACTGGGGAATCATCTTATTCGCCTGTCTGGGCCTATTACTTATTTATCTATTCAATACAGGTCTGCACTATGTTGTAACCTATTGGGGGCATAAACTGGGTATTAACATTGAGACAGACATGCGTCAGCAACTGTTTACACATATGCAGAAGCTTTCATTCGGGTACTATGATAATAATAAAACGGGGCATAGTATCTCCAGACTTACAAAAGATCTGGAAGAGATTGGAGAAGTGGCCCATCATGGACCAGAGGATGTCTTTGTCGCCGTGATGACATTGTTCGGATCTTTTGGATTGATGCTAACCATCAACTGGAAGCTAGCTGTCCTCTCTTTTATTGTCATTCCTCTTCTTATTATTTTGGCGATCTACTTTAACAAGAAGATGACTGTTACCTTTAGAAAAATGTTTCAAGATGTTGCTGAGATCAATTCAAGAGTGGAGGACAGTATCGGCGGGATCCGGGTTGTACAGGCTTTTGCAAACGAGAAATACGAACAGGAAAAGTTTGAGAAGAACAATCAAAACTATCGCTTAACGAAGCTGCATTCTTACAAGATCATGGCTCAAAACGTAATGTCTAACTATGTATTGATGAGGATGGTAACCCTTTTCACATTACTATTCGGTACCTTCTTTGTCATCAGAGGAGAACTAACCTATGGACAATTTGTAGCATTTATCCTTCTTTCGAACATATTGATCGGACCGATTCAAAAGATTAACGCAGTTATTGAAAGTTATCCAAAAGGAATCGCAGGTTTTAAGCGGTTTACAGAAATCATGGATACGACTCCTGATATTGCTGATGCAGAAGATGCGATTGAGATCGACTTATATGGCGCTATTCAATACAAAGACGTGACATTTGGCTATGAAGGTCATAATAAGGTCTTGAACGAGATCAGTTTGTCTATTCAGCCTGGGGAGACGGTAGCTTTTGTAGGACCATCAGGTGCTGGAAAAACGACTCTTTGCAGTCTCCTTCCCCGTTTTTATGAAATTCAAAGTGGGTCGATCACCATTGACGGAATTGATCTAAGGGAAATGAAGCTGGAATCGGTAAGAAAACAGATCGGTATTGTCCAGCAGGATGTATTTCTCTTTTCGGGTTCGATCCGAGAAAACATTGCGTACGGCAACTTGAAGGCTTCTGATGAGGAGATTATGGAAGCAGCAAAAAGAGCACGCCTTGATGATTTCATTATCAATCAGCCGGAGGGGCTCCAAACTGTTATCGGTGAGCGGGGAGTGAAGCTTTCTGGTGGACAGAAACAGAGGTTGGCTATAGCTCGTATGTTTTTAAAAAACCCACCTATCTTAATCCTTGATGAAGCCACTTCTGCACTAGATACGGAAACAGAAGCGGCCATCCAGAAGGCTTTAGAAGAACTTACAGAAGGAAGAACTACGCTTATTATCGCGCATAGATTGGCAACGATTAAAAATGCAGATCGCATCATGGTTGTGACGAATGAAGGAATTGCAGAACAGGGGAATCACCAGGATCTGATGGAGTCCCAAGGCATATACAGCCGATTGCATGCTGCTCAGTTTGGTTAA
- the hpt gene encoding hypoxanthine phosphoribosyltransferase, whose protein sequence is MGYEMDNILITENQLMQKVKEIGTQIRQDFQDEPLVFIIVLKGAFVFAADLIRVLNGKVMIDFVVASSYGNQTVTTGKVRLLKDIDVNITGKNVVLVEDIIDSGLTLSFLKEHFQLHKPKSMKICTLLDKPERRKVDLKADYVGFVIPDKFIIGYGIDYAEMYRNLPYIATIKEV, encoded by the coding sequence ATGGGATACGAAATGGATAACATTTTAATAACAGAAAATCAATTGATGCAAAAAGTGAAAGAAATCGGTACGCAAATTAGACAGGATTTCCAAGATGAACCCCTCGTATTTATTATTGTATTAAAAGGTGCATTTGTCTTTGCTGCAGATTTAATCCGAGTACTGAACGGAAAAGTTATGATTGATTTTGTGGTAGCTTCGAGTTATGGCAATCAAACGGTAACTACTGGAAAAGTCCGACTGCTAAAGGATATCGATGTGAACATCACAGGTAAAAATGTCGTGCTTGTGGAGGATATCATCGATTCCGGATTAACGCTAAGCTTTTTAAAGGAGCATTTCCAGCTTCATAAACCAAAGTCCATGAAAATATGTACGTTGCTTGATAAACCTGAGCGACGAAAGGTCGACTTAAAAGCGGATTATGTAGGATTTGTTATTCCAGATAAATTCATTATCGGATATGGCATTGACTATGCGGAGATGTACCGAAACCTGCCATACATAGCTACTATAAAGGAAGTATAA
- a CDS encoding PDZ domain-containing protein, whose amino-acid sequence MTDTFVNELIEGIGLLFLHPLFYGFIFVAFLIGLKRVKRERKEFKVKVHPVIDNLIFSLLPGILIGLIGSVIFIAAGVTLPIGMIALIGLMYVVLALTMKTRFMAPAYAVNLAAIAGLLLPKLNTGMAFLDKWIEDIQNTPLDSLAVILGVLLIQEGVLILWKGADRTSPRLFKGKRGHYVGAHEATRFWIVPQFLVLPAGSIPVLEWWPLFPMGAVGFSFFLVPFAIGYRQLVTHTLPVEAIKHLGKQVTLLGVLVLAIAAAGHFYNLPLLIAIAIAAGLAGRELITLVTSQRDDTRPSLFVQRDKGVIILAVVPGTPAVKMGLKVGEIIVKVNGVTLTNETSLYKALQINAAYCKLEVLDLNGEIRFVQGSLYQNEHHQLGVLLVHDVVERKVAVGN is encoded by the coding sequence ATGACAGACACCTTTGTGAATGAACTGATAGAAGGCATCGGGCTGCTTTTTTTACACCCGCTTTTTTATGGTTTTATATTCGTAGCATTCTTGATCGGACTTAAACGTGTAAAACGGGAACGGAAAGAATTTAAAGTAAAGGTTCACCCCGTAATTGATAATCTAATATTTTCATTGCTGCCTGGTATTCTTATTGGACTCATAGGATCAGTTATCTTTATTGCGGCCGGCGTTACTTTGCCGATTGGTATGATTGCTTTAATCGGTTTGATGTATGTCGTTCTGGCACTGACAATGAAAACTCGCTTTATGGCACCAGCGTATGCAGTAAACTTAGCCGCAATCGCAGGTCTTTTACTGCCAAAACTAAACACCGGAATGGCTTTTTTGGATAAATGGATTGAAGATATTCAAAATACACCGCTTGATTCATTAGCTGTTATTTTAGGCGTGCTTTTGATTCAGGAAGGAGTCCTGATTTTATGGAAAGGTGCGGACCGTACTTCACCACGCCTTTTTAAAGGAAAAAGAGGCCATTATGTAGGAGCGCACGAAGCAACACGGTTCTGGATCGTTCCTCAGTTTCTCGTCCTTCCGGCAGGCTCAATTCCAGTTTTAGAATGGTGGCCATTGTTTCCAATGGGAGCAGTAGGATTTTCTTTTTTCTTAGTGCCATTTGCAATCGGATATCGCCAGCTTGTTACACACACGCTGCCTGTCGAAGCGATTAAGCATCTTGGAAAGCAAGTTACTTTATTGGGTGTTCTCGTATTAGCAATTGCAGCTGCCGGTCATTTTTATAATCTGCCGCTACTAATTGCCATTGCGATCGCTGCAGGCCTTGCAGGCCGTGAGCTCATTACGCTCGTAACCAGTCAGCGCGATGACACAAGACCTTCTCTTTTTGTACAGAGGGATAAAGGGGTTATCATACTTGCTGTTGTGCCTGGAACACCCGCAGTTAAAATGGGATTAAAGGTCGGGGAAATAATCGTAAAAGTAAACGGTGTGACGCTGACAAATGAAACAAGTCTTTACAAAGCACTTCAAATTAACGCAGCGTACTGTAAACTGGAAGTACTTGATCTAAATGGAGAGATCCGATTCGTTCAAGGATCGCTTTATCAAAATGAACATCACCAGTTAGGTGTACTTCTTGTTCATGATGTAGTGGAACGAAAAGTGGCAGTAGGTAACTAA
- a CDS encoding S41 family peptidase, translating to MNVNKKMLALLIVVSLLVGAGGMYGSLALFGNGSKFVQNDGVSDLPKTETKIDSDEEFAKLQKTYEIISSRYVEDVDREKLLEGAIQGMVKTLKDPYSVYMDEDTASQFTQSLDSSFEGIGAEVSMVDGKVTIVAPFKDSPAEKAGLKPNDQIITIDGKSVEGLDLYKAVLKIRGEKGSVVTLGVKRSGVNNVMPIKVTRDEIPIETVYSDIEKANGKNIGVIEITSFSEKTGSDFKKQLTELEKKGIDGLVIDVRGNPGGYLEAVDSILRQIIPENKPFVQIEDRKGNKERYVSTLKEKKDYPIVGLIDKGSASASEILAAALQEAGSYELVGEKSFGKGTVQQSIDLGDGSNIKLTLFKWLTPDGNWIHKKGVKPTFEVKQPEYFYTNPISIEKPLVYDMNNEQVKNAQVMLNGLGFQTGREDGYFDEKTQSAVTAFQRANSLSATGKIDQKTAGKMEAKVIDSIRNEKNDVQRKTAIELLAK from the coding sequence ATGAACGTAAATAAAAAGATGTTGGCCCTGCTGATTGTTGTTTCCTTGCTTGTCGGTGCTGGTGGAATGTATGGCTCTTTGGCGCTATTTGGAAATGGCTCAAAATTTGTTCAAAACGATGGAGTAAGTGATTTACCGAAAACGGAAACAAAGATTGACAGCGATGAAGAGTTCGCGAAGCTTCAAAAAACGTACGAGATTATTTCTTCCCGTTATGTAGAAGATGTGGATCGTGAAAAATTGCTGGAAGGCGCCATTCAAGGAATGGTAAAAACGCTGAAAGATCCTTATTCCGTCTATATGGATGAGGATACGGCAAGCCAGTTCACTCAGTCATTGGATTCTTCTTTTGAAGGAATCGGTGCCGAAGTAAGCATGGTGGACGGCAAAGTAACGATTGTTGCACCATTTAAAGATTCACCTGCCGAGAAAGCGGGCTTAAAACCGAACGACCAGATTATTACGATTGACGGCAAAAGTGTTGAAGGTCTAGACCTTTATAAAGCAGTATTGAAGATCCGCGGTGAAAAAGGCTCTGTCGTCACATTAGGTGTGAAGCGCAGCGGCGTGAACAACGTAATGCCGATTAAAGTAACACGTGATGAGATTCCGATCGAGACCGTTTATTCAGATATTGAAAAAGCAAACGGAAAAAACATCGGTGTGATCGAGATTACATCTTTCTCCGAAAAAACAGGCTCAGACTTCAAGAAGCAGCTTACTGAGCTTGAAAAGAAGGGAATCGACGGGCTTGTCATTGATGTCCGCGGAAATCCTGGAGGATACCTTGAGGCAGTAGACAGCATTCTGCGTCAGATCATTCCAGAAAATAAGCCGTTTGTACAGATTGAAGACCGTAAAGGAAACAAAGAGCGTTATGTTTCCACCCTTAAAGAAAAGAAGGATTATCCAATCGTAGGATTAATTGATAAAGGCAGTGCATCTGCGTCTGAAATTCTAGCTGCCGCACTTCAAGAAGCAGGCAGTTACGAGCTAGTCGGTGAGAAGTCATTCGGTAAAGGAACAGTTCAGCAGTCCATCGACTTAGGTGATGGCTCGAACATTAAGCTGACATTGTTTAAATGGCTGACGCCGGACGGAAACTGGATTCATAAAAAAGGCGTGAAGCCAACTTTTGAAGTGAAACAGCCTGAATACTTCTACACAAATCCGATCTCGATCGAAAAGCCTCTTGTGTATGACATGAATAATGAGCAAGTTAAAAATGCTCAAGTGATGCTGAACGGATTAGGTTTCCAAACAGGACGTGAAGACGGTTATTTTGATGAAAAAACCCAGTCTGCTGTTACAGCTTTCCAACGCGCGAACAGCTTATCAGCAACAGGGAAAATTGATCAAAAAACAGCCGGTAAGATGGAAGCGAAAGTAATCGATTCAATCCGTAATGAGAAAAACGATGTTCAGCGTAAAACAGCCATCGAATTACTTGCAAAGTAA
- a CDS encoding murein hydrolase activator EnvC family protein produces the protein MKSKVFGTVLSLCLALSAFTVYHSESVVHAESLSSIKKKQQDNAKKAKDSKAKLEENKSSQAALEAEVERLDKLTTATDEKIIQKQADIKETKDEIAQLKEEITVVQKRIDERDKLLKERVNSMYESGGAVSYLEVVLGSKDFGDFLDRVLALNMIAEQDRQLLEEQKKDKELLENKMASVEKKLSNLQNAMKDLQKLQKQLKAQMAEKDRLMTSLQSEEEELHKEAHKIENEGALLKAQEEAFRAEQARAAAREKARKSSSGGSAPSMGPVSGNGLIIKPAAGAITSPFGMRSSGMHEGIDIAQGGTVPIYAAADGTVIKSEYSSSYGNVVYISHSIGGQQWTTVYAHMSSRAVSGGSVSKGQFLGNMGNTGRSHGQHLHFELHKGPWNAGKTNAVNPAAYW, from the coding sequence ATGAAAAGCAAAGTGTTTGGTACAGTGCTGTCTTTATGTTTGGCACTGAGCGCTTTTACTGTGTATCACTCTGAATCCGTCGTTCACGCGGAATCTTTATCAAGCATCAAGAAAAAACAACAAGATAATGCTAAAAAAGCCAAGGATTCAAAAGCTAAGCTTGAAGAGAATAAAAGCAGCCAGGCTGCACTAGAAGCAGAAGTTGAGCGTCTTGATAAGCTTACAACTGCAACTGATGAAAAGATCATCCAAAAGCAAGCAGATATTAAAGAAACAAAAGATGAAATTGCACAATTAAAAGAAGAGATCACTGTCGTTCAAAAGCGAATTGATGAGCGTGACAAGCTTTTAAAAGAACGTGTTAACTCTATGTACGAATCTGGTGGAGCTGTTTCATACCTTGAAGTCGTTCTAGGTTCAAAGGACTTCGGTGATTTCCTTGACCGTGTTCTAGCATTGAACATGATCGCAGAACAAGACCGCCAGCTTTTAGAAGAACAAAAGAAAGATAAAGAACTTCTTGAGAATAAAATGGCATCTGTTGAGAAAAAACTCAGCAATCTGCAAAATGCAATGAAAGACTTGCAAAAGCTTCAAAAGCAGCTGAAAGCACAAATGGCTGAAAAAGACCGCTTGATGACTTCTCTTCAATCAGAGGAAGAGGAACTGCATAAAGAAGCACACAAGATTGAAAACGAAGGTGCGCTCCTTAAGGCTCAGGAAGAAGCGTTCCGTGCTGAACAAGCTCGTGCAGCTGCACGTGAAAAAGCACGCAAATCTTCATCAGGTGGATCTGCTCCATCAATGGGACCTGTATCTGGCAATGGCTTGATCATCAAACCTGCAGCTGGAGCCATTACCTCTCCGTTCGGTATGAGAAGCAGCGGTATGCATGAAGGAATCGACATCGCGCAAGGCGGAACAGTTCCAATTTATGCAGCAGCTGATGGAACGGTCATTAAGTCCGAGTATTCCTCATCATACGGTAATGTGGTTTACATCTCACATTCTATCGGTGGACAGCAGTGGACAACAGTTTACGCTCATATGAGCAGCCGTGCTGTTTCAGGCGGTTCTGTATCAAAAGGACAGTTCCTAGGAAACATGGGTAACACAGGACGTTCTCATGGTCAGCATCTGCACTTTGAGCTTCACAAAGGTCCTTGGAATGCAGGAAAAACAAATGCTGTAAATCCTGCGGCATATTGGTAA
- the ftsX gene encoding permease-like cell division protein FtsX has product MKIRTLKRHFVEAFKSMGRNGWMSFASISAVTVTLLLVSVFLAILLNINHIASQIEDDVQIRAYIERTEKSENYDAYQKQLENLDKVKTVKYQSKEEGLDELIESLGDEGEAFSSLKDENPLRDAFIIYTDKPQDTAAVAKEVDKLKFVNKVEYGQGTVEKLFKVTDVARNVGIVLVLGLVFTAMFLISNTIKLTIVTRRREIEIMKLVGATNGFIRWPFFIEGFALGVFGAFLPIIVIAVGYQAIFDIVNQKLGTVFIELLPVTPLIPQLSILMLLIGGVIGVWGSLTSVRKFLKI; this is encoded by the coding sequence ATGAAGATTAGAACACTGAAACGTCATTTTGTAGAAGCATTTAAGAGCATGGGACGGAACGGCTGGATGTCTTTCGCTTCGATCTCTGCAGTAACCGTAACATTACTCTTAGTAAGTGTATTCCTGGCGATTCTTTTGAACATTAATCATATTGCCAGTCAAATAGAAGATGATGTACAAATCAGAGCTTATATTGAAAGAACAGAGAAATCCGAGAACTATGATGCCTATCAAAAACAACTTGAGAATCTTGATAAGGTAAAAACAGTTAAGTATCAGTCGAAAGAAGAAGGGCTAGATGAATTAATAGAAAGTCTTGGAGATGAAGGAGAAGCATTTTCTTCATTAAAAGACGAAAACCCGCTTCGTGATGCTTTTATTATTTATACTGATAAGCCGCAGGATACAGCAGCTGTAGCTAAAGAAGTAGATAAACTTAAATTCGTAAACAAAGTAGAGTATGGACAAGGAACCGTTGAAAAGCTATTTAAAGTTACAGATGTTGCCCGAAACGTTGGGATCGTGCTCGTTCTAGGCCTAGTATTCACAGCGATGTTCCTGATCTCAAATACAATAAAACTGACAATTGTTACACGCCGTCGCGAGATTGAAATTATGAAACTCGTTGGAGCGACAAATGGGTTTATCCGCTGGCCGTTCTTTATCGAAGGATTTGCATTAGGGGTGTTTGGAGCTTTCCTTCCTATTATCGTAATCGCAGTGGGATACCAAGCGATATTTGACATCGTTAATCAAAAGTTAGGGACAGTATTTATCGAGCTGCTTCCAGTAACACCGCTTATTCCTCAGTTGTCAATATTGATGCTGCTGATCGGCGGAGTTATCGGAGTATGGGGAAGCTTGACGTCTGTCCGTAAGTTCTTAAAGATTTAA